The following coding sequences lie in one Vanessa tameamea isolate UH-Manoa-2023 chromosome 17, ilVanTame1 primary haplotype, whole genome shotgun sequence genomic window:
- the Lov gene encoding protein jim lovell, whose translation MDDKPTSGEEHYSLRWNNHQAHLLRSFEALLHAETLVDVTLVCAERRVRAHKVLLGACSPLFRRIFSENPCKHPVIVLKDFQGWEVQAVVDFMYRGEVSVAQEQLGTVIRAGESLQVRGLADQEAAECAESERSPAASPPTGGTAVSPPASPHSPQPRRKQARPRRRSGESDTPENLSMRRSPSGLKAVRLARGRSPHKQEPEEPESEVPPPPRMFPPHQDMFPPVPPPAVSALSLTPPHMFGMESPLGLFPPGMEHKMYPLMDVEHRAPSLDAQLFTNVKKKWRPKGQHSAPRGGPPRSWTNAELTEALQHVWNKKMTTSQASRIFGIPYNSLLMYVRGKYGKSLKLEQLRKDCIGGPLEVLNLNSGNNNNNHPTSKHHDKDDQHQNASQRPASSEPDISSNPMFNPFQQGFYPEFPPGFPMPLNMLHLLPPSEKARELYQSMPMALDSLSGVTKEEDCKSDRSKENSADEEGDTYRAPAHAPHPPDGRTLLHHNGQD comes from the exons ATGGACGACAAGCCGACCTCCGGCGAGGAGCACTACAGCCTGCGCTGGAATAACCACCAGGCGCACCTGCTCCGCTCCTTCGAGGCACTTCTGCATGCCGAGACGCTCGTCGACGTCACGCTCGTCTGCGCCGAGCGCCGCGTTCGCGCCCACAAGGTTCTATTGGGAGCGTGCAGCCCACTCTTCAGGCGTATATTCAGCGAGAATCCGTGTAAGCATCCAGTGATCGTGCTCAAAGACTTTCAAGGATGGGAGGTGCAAGCCGTCGTGGACTTTATGTATCGCGGGGAGGTGTCGGTGGCTCAGGAGCAACTGGGAACGGTGATCCGAGCAGGCGAATCTTTGCAAGTGCGTGGACTAGCCGACCAAGAGGCGGCGGAGTGCGCGGAGTCAGAGAGGTCCCCGGCTGCCAGCCCGCCGACGGGGGGCACCGCGGTGTCTCCACCAGCGAGTCCGCACAGCCCTCAACCGAGGAGGAAGCAGGCACGCCCGCGACGTCGCTCTGGAGAATCAGATACGCCAGAGAACCTATCGATGAGGCGCTCGCCCAGCGGTCTAAAAGCCGTAAGGCTGGCGCGCGGCCGTTCGCCGCACAAGCAGGAACCCGAGGAGCCAGAGTCAGAGGTGCCTCCACCCCCGAGAATGTTTCCGCCGCACCAGGACATGTTCCCACCAGTACCACCACCAGCTGTCTCCGCATTGTCTTTGACACCACCTCACA TGTTCGGCATGGAGTCACCGCTGGGTCTGTTCCCGCCAGGCATGGAACACAAAATGTACCCGCTAATGGACGTCGAACACCGCGCGCCTTCGCTAGACGCGCAGCTCTTCACGAACGTCAAGAAGaaat GGCGACCGAAGGGGCAGCACAGCGCACCGCGTGGTGGCCCTCCTCGATCATGGACAAACGCAGAACTAACGGAAGCACTTCAACACGTCTGGAACAAAAAAATGACTACGAGCCAAGCCTCAAGAATATTCGGCATCCCGTACAATTCATTGCTCATGTATGTACGGGGTAAATACGGCAAGAGCTTGAAACTGGAACAGCTAAGGAAAGATTGCATCGGGGGTCCGCTAGAAGTCTTAAACTTAAATTCCggcaacaacaacaacaaccaTCCGACCAGCAAACACCACGACAAAGACGATCAACACCAGAACGCGAGCCAAAGACCCGCGAGCTCGGAACCGGACATATCTTCGAATCCGATGTTCAATCCGTTTCAGCAAGGGTTTTATCCGGAATTCCCTCCCGGATTTCCGATGCCACTGAACATGCTCCACCTTTTACCACCAAGCGAGAAAGCGAGAGAGCTATATCAGTCGATGCCGATGGCCCTCGACTCTCTGTCCGGTGTCACGAAGGAGGAGGATTGCAAGAGCGACCGGTCAAAGGAGAACTCTGCGGACGAAGAGGGCGACACGTACCGCGCGCCCGCACACGCGCCGCACCCGCCCGACGGACGCACGCTGCTGCACCACAACGGGCAAGATTAA